The following proteins come from a genomic window of Brevibacillus antibioticus:
- the yfmH gene encoding EF-P 5-aminopentanol modification-associated protein YfmH, which yields MQTTVFEQVNETVYHETLQNGLQVYLVPKQGFSKTYAVFTTRYGSIDSHFRTRSGEEINVPDGIAHFLEHKMFEKKDRDVMHEFSKNGASCNAFTSFNRTAYLFSCTDKLDDNLNLLLDYVQDPYFTDASVEKEKGIIGQEITMYDDNPDWKVYMNLLKAMYQKYPINIEIAGTIETISHITKEYLYQCYETFYHPANMLLLVVGSFEPEAIMKLIRENQGAKEFSPAPQVTRVFPEEPSAPAEAKVEAFLTVGLPKCMIGIKEKENGLTKEALLKRELTTKLVLDIAFGTSSAVYERLYDSELITESFDFDYSSEQDYAYTIIGGDTPDPERLVETIKVEIEQLKQTGIAQDDFERAKRKKIGNFLRSLNSVEFIANQFTSFKFNGNDLFSVVPTLESITREDVEKRLKEHFLIEQMAVSIVRSASPQE from the coding sequence ATGCAGACCACTGTCTTTGAACAAGTAAATGAAACGGTATATCATGAAACTCTCCAAAATGGGTTGCAAGTCTATTTGGTTCCCAAACAGGGCTTCAGCAAAACATACGCTGTGTTCACTACGCGTTACGGCTCCATTGATAGCCATTTCCGCACCCGAAGCGGGGAAGAAATCAATGTTCCCGACGGCATTGCGCATTTTCTTGAGCACAAAATGTTTGAGAAAAAAGATCGGGATGTGATGCACGAATTCAGTAAAAACGGGGCGAGCTGCAATGCGTTCACGAGCTTCAATCGTACAGCTTATTTATTCTCGTGCACAGATAAGTTAGATGACAATCTGAATCTGCTGCTCGATTATGTGCAGGATCCGTATTTTACAGATGCCAGCGTAGAAAAGGAAAAGGGAATCATCGGCCAGGAAATCACCATGTACGATGACAATCCTGACTGGAAGGTGTACATGAACCTCCTAAAGGCCATGTACCAAAAGTATCCGATTAATATCGAGATTGCGGGTACGATCGAGACGATCTCTCATATTACTAAAGAATATTTGTATCAGTGCTATGAAACGTTTTATCATCCTGCCAATATGCTCCTATTGGTCGTAGGCTCCTTCGAGCCAGAAGCAATCATGAAGCTCATTCGTGAAAATCAGGGAGCAAAGGAGTTTTCTCCTGCGCCACAAGTCACGCGCGTTTTTCCAGAAGAGCCGTCAGCGCCAGCGGAGGCGAAAGTAGAAGCGTTTCTAACCGTTGGTCTTCCTAAATGCATGATTGGAATCAAGGAAAAGGAAAACGGGCTAACCAAGGAAGCCTTGTTAAAACGCGAGTTGACTACTAAACTAGTATTGGACATCGCGTTCGGCACAAGCTCCGCTGTCTATGAGCGCTTGTATGACAGTGAGCTGATTACGGAAAGCTTTGATTTTGACTACAGCAGTGAGCAGGATTATGCGTATACGATCATTGGTGGAGATACACCTGATCCAGAGCGTTTAGTGGAAACGATCAAAGTGGAAATTGAACAATTGAAGCAAACCGGAATAGCTCAGGATGATTTTGAGCGTGCGAAGCGTAAAAAAATCGGAAACTTCCTGCGTTCTCTAAATTCCGTGGAGTTTATCGCTAACCAGTTTACCAGCTTCAAATTTAACGGAAATGATCTGTTTTCCGTAGTGCCGACCTTGGAGTCGATCACACGCGAAGATGTGGAAAAACGTTTGAAGGAGCATTTCTTAATCGAGCAGATGGCTGTTTCCATCGTTCGTTCCGCTTCGCCACAGGAGTAA
- the ymfI gene encoding elongation factor P 5-aminopentanone reductase, translating into MSKQETPWAFITGASGEIGQAIGAYLIDAGVPLYLHYNRNMEKLEPLVQKCQERGVPYFILQADLRDPQQIAAMFAQMQVAPLLIVNNASVDDVGLFTDVTVEKFDELIALNVRSAFLVCQAAVPAMLRERYGRIVNISSIWGLTGGSCEVLYSMTKGAINTFTKALAKEMAPNGITVNAVAPGAIAGGMMERFSPDEMEMIAEEIPANRLGQPYEVAAVVRFLLSADSSYVTGQVISPNGGWYT; encoded by the coding sequence ATGTCTAAGCAAGAGACGCCGTGGGCGTTCATTACGGGAGCTTCCGGAGAGATCGGGCAGGCGATCGGTGCCTACCTGATTGATGCGGGGGTTCCCCTTTATCTGCATTACAATCGAAATATGGAAAAATTGGAGCCCTTGGTGCAGAAATGCCAGGAGCGGGGTGTTCCATACTTCATTCTCCAAGCTGATCTAAGGGACCCACAGCAAATTGCGGCGATGTTTGCTCAGATGCAGGTTGCACCACTATTAATCGTAAACAACGCCTCAGTGGACGATGTCGGCTTATTTACGGATGTGACTGTCGAGAAATTTGATGAGCTCATCGCTCTTAATGTTCGTTCTGCTTTTTTGGTCTGCCAGGCTGCTGTTCCGGCCATGCTGCGCGAAAGGTATGGACGTATCGTCAATATTTCTTCCATTTGGGGGCTTACGGGCGGTTCATGTGAGGTGCTGTATTCCATGACCAAAGGAGCAATCAATACGTTCACCAAAGCCTTGGCAAAGGAAATGGCACCAAATGGAATCACGGTAAATGCAGTCGCTCCTGGAGCTATTGCTGGCGGAATGATGGAGCGCTTTTCTCCAGATGAAATGGAAATGATCGCGGAAGAAATACCAGCTAACCGTCTCGGACAACCATATGAGGTAGCCGCAGTCGTGCGCTTTTTGCTGTCGGCGGATTCCAGTTATGTGACGGGACAAGTGATTAGTCCAAACGGAGGATGGTACACGTAG
- a CDS encoding DUF3243 domain-containing protein, whose product MSILDNFSDWKSFLGDRVDQAKQAGMESETLQNVAYQIGSYLSEQVDPKNDQERLLKQLWDAGDQQQQQALASLMVKLVQNRNDANAGS is encoded by the coding sequence ATGTCGATTCTTGACAATTTCAGCGACTGGAAATCGTTTCTCGGAGATCGGGTAGACCAAGCGAAACAAGCCGGGATGGAAAGCGAAACACTTCAAAATGTAGCTTATCAAATTGGTAGCTATCTGTCTGAGCAAGTAGACCCGAAAAACGATCAGGAGCGTCTGTTGAAACAGCTGTGGGACGCAGGTGATCAACAGCAGCAACAAGCTTTGGCATCACTCATGGTGAAGCTTGTTCAGAATCGCAATGACGCGAACGCTGGCAGCTAG
- a CDS encoding helix-turn-helix domain-containing protein — protein sequence MSELGQVLQRAREEKGITLDDIQRITKIQRRYLEAIERGHFHVLPGHFYARAFIKSYAEAVGLDPNHILTHFQSDLPAQPPTEQVERLRRRRVASANNPLQAGRWVTKTLLVLFIALIIGVIYFAVVNNNGGQYTQPMPGGTVNPGAEIVTPGNGGGAATSPIAQQPKPPSITTPNPETGTIPPETATETPQATITFESQQGSMYNYSLQGGEKITVYVKVKAETSWFGISEGKGKTYVEQGTLKKDQEKTIELGKSAYIRLGKPTVVELKVNGVLVDTSKMKSMPSNITMKVKEAVTH from the coding sequence GTGTCTGAGCTAGGTCAAGTCCTGCAAAGGGCCCGCGAAGAAAAAGGAATCACGCTCGACGACATCCAACGTATCACCAAGATACAGCGGCGATATTTGGAAGCCATTGAAAGGGGTCATTTTCACGTACTACCTGGCCACTTTTACGCGCGTGCTTTTATAAAGAGTTATGCGGAAGCTGTCGGTCTAGACCCGAACCACATCCTGACTCACTTTCAGTCCGATTTGCCGGCCCAGCCACCTACAGAGCAAGTAGAGCGACTGCGTCGCAGACGAGTTGCTTCAGCGAACAATCCATTACAAGCGGGGCGATGGGTTACCAAAACCTTGCTCGTCTTGTTTATTGCCTTGATTATCGGGGTTATTTATTTCGCTGTCGTCAACAACAACGGAGGTCAGTATACTCAGCCAATGCCGGGTGGAACAGTTAACCCTGGAGCGGAGATTGTCACGCCAGGCAATGGTGGTGGAGCGGCAACATCCCCGATTGCTCAACAACCGAAGCCTCCTTCTATTACCACACCGAATCCTGAAACGGGAACAATCCCACCTGAGACTGCTACAGAAACTCCTCAGGCAACCATCACATTCGAATCGCAACAAGGATCGATGTATAACTATTCCTTGCAAGGTGGAGAAAAAATCACAGTTTATGTGAAGGTGAAGGCAGAAACAAGCTGGTTTGGTATTTCGGAAGGAAAAGGCAAAACGTATGTTGAGCAGGGCACGCTCAAGAAGGATCAGGAAAAAACGATTGAGTTGGGGAAATCCGCTTATATTCGTTTGGGAAAACCGACTGTAGTGGAATTAAAGGTGAACGGTGTCTTGGTAGACACGTCTAAAATGAAGTCAATGCCGTCCAATATTACGATGAAAGTAAAAGAGGCGGTCACCCACTAG
- a CDS encoding DUF3388 domain-containing protein, producing the protein MEAKKEWYMEYEIARNRPGLLGDVSSILGMLNINIVTINGVDTMRRGMLLLTDDDEKMEVLRNVAQKMDNITITRLRPPTMLDRLAVRHGRYIERDSEDKKTFRFVREELGLLVDFMAEILKKEGHQLIGIRGMPRVGKTESMIAASVSANKRWTFISSTLLRQTVRSSLAIDEMSTDHVYLIDGIVSTLRSTEKHFTLLREIMNFPAAKIIEHPDIFVRESEYQLDDFHYIIELRHHPDEEITYELINNRGFDNFEMN; encoded by the coding sequence ATGGAAGCGAAGAAAGAATGGTACATGGAGTATGAGATTGCCCGTAACCGTCCTGGTCTCTTAGGGGACGTATCTTCTATTCTGGGGATGTTGAACATCAATATCGTGACGATCAATGGTGTGGATACCATGCGTCGAGGTATGCTGCTCTTGACCGATGATGATGAAAAAATGGAGGTTTTGCGCAACGTGGCGCAAAAAATGGACAACATAACCATAACGAGGTTACGTCCCCCGACCATGCTGGATCGCTTGGCTGTGCGTCACGGTCGCTATATTGAACGGGATAGCGAGGACAAAAAAACCTTCCGCTTTGTTCGTGAGGAGCTGGGCTTGCTGGTCGATTTCATGGCAGAAATCCTGAAGAAGGAAGGTCACCAGCTCATCGGGATTCGTGGCATGCCTCGCGTAGGGAAGACTGAATCCATGATTGCTGCCAGCGTATCCGCCAATAAACGTTGGACATTTATTTCCTCTACTTTGTTGCGCCAGACGGTGCGCAGCTCCTTAGCCATTGATGAAATGTCTACTGATCATGTATATTTGATAGATGGAATTGTCTCAACGCTGCGATCGACAGAAAAGCACTTTACCTTGCTTCGGGAGATTATGAACTTTCCTGCCGCAAAAATCATTGAGCATCCGGATATATTCGTAAGGGAATCAGAGTATCAACTTGATGATTTCCATTACATAATTGAGCTGCGTCATCATCCGGATGAAGAGATTACCTATGAGCTTATCAACAATCGCGGCTTTGATAATTTCGAAATGAATTAA